Proteins found in one Pseudorasbora parva isolate DD20220531a chromosome 11, ASM2467924v1, whole genome shotgun sequence genomic segment:
- the LOC137093060 gene encoding E3 SUMO-protein ligase ZBED1-like encodes MIPIKTVENEGFKRLFKVVDPRYEIPSRKYFSSTAIPQLYSECRSKIQNKIQNVKFFATTADLWSSRTSEPYLSLTIHFVHEWKLCSACLETTYFPQDHTGELIAQGLKDALECWGLKEANMTCMTTDSGANMVKALELNSWTRLQCFGHRLLLAIEKSAKDPRVERATSVCKKVVSTFSFSWKKKRELSNAQAELKLPQQKLITESPTRWGSRLSMIERVLDQEKAISQVLKADKKVRHLVPSWQDVDVMESVKKALSPLRDFTDALSGEDYVSVSYVKPVLHMLKVNILSLNDEDTELTKTMKTTILNYLTDKYQDPTTDDLLDMALLFDPRFKTQFIAKDKVEGIQTRAVAELESLVTIHMQSPKSDQQPTSSTSASTSQILDEDQTPPKKAKKSLSSFLKAFGVASASATTSVSTSVKEAIEGELKGYLSTPNAESEVDPLEWWKVHEANFPRISQLARKYLCIPATSAPSERAFSTGGNIVTCQRASLKPEKVNQLVFLSKNL; translated from the exons ATGATTCCTATAAAGACTGTGGAAAATGAGGGCTTTAAAAGACTGTTCAAAGTCGTAGATCCACGTTACGAAATACCCAGTCGCAAATATTTCTCCTCCACTGCCATTCCACAGCTTTATTCAGAGTGCCGCAGCAAgattcaaaataaaattcaaaacgTTAAGTTTTTTGCTACAACGGCTGATTTATGGTCTAGCCGTACGTCAGAGCCGTATTTAAGTCTGACGATTCACTTTGTTCATGAGTGGAAGTTGTGCAGTGCGTGTCTAGAAACAACATATTTTCCACAAGACCACACAGGCGAGCTCATAGCGCAAGGTCTTAAGGACGCGCTTGAATGTTGGGGACTGAAAGAAGCAAACATGACCTGTATGACGACAGATAGTGGGGCCAATATGGTGAAGGCATTGGAGCTCAACAGCTGGACTCGTCTGCAGTGTTTTGGGCACAGACTCCTCCTAGCCATCG aaaaaagtgCCAAAGACCCTCGTGTTGAACGTGCAACATCTGTCTGCAAGAAAGTTGTCAGCACATTCTCCTTCAGCTGGAAGAAAAAGAGGGAACTAAGTAATGCTCAAGCTGAGCTAAAGCTACCTCAACAGAAGCTCATCACTGAGTCCCCAACGCGATGGGGTTCGAGGCTCAGCATGATTGAGCGAGTGCTTGACCAGGAAAAGGCGATTTCTCAGGTCCTGAAGGCAGACAAGAAGGTAAGGCATTTGGTCCCATCATGGCAAGATGTTGACGTGATGGAGTCTGTGAAAAAGGCACTGAGTCCACTGAGAGACTTTACTGATGCACTCTCAGGTGAGGACTATGTGAGTGTGTCTTATGTCAAGCCAGTGCTTCACATGTTGAAAGTCAACATTTTGAGCCTGAATGATGAAGACACTGAACTAACAAAAACAATGAAGACAACCATTCTCAATTACCTCACTGACAAATATCAGGACCCCACCACTGATGACCTGTTGGATATGGCTTTGCTTTTCGATCCCAGATTCAAAACACAATTCATTGCCAAAGACAAGGTAGAGGGAATACAAACCAGAGCTGTGGCTGAGCTGGAGTCTTTGGTGACCATACACATGCAGTCTCCAAAATCAGATCAGCAGCCCACATCTAGTACCTCAGCCTCCACATCACAAATCCTTGATGAGGATCAGACACCACCcaagaaagcaaagaaatcacTTTCCAGCTTTTTAAAAGCCTTCGGTGTTGCAAGTGCATCTGCAACCACATCAGTTTCCACATCTGTGAAAGAGGCAATAGAAGGAGAATTGAAGGGATACTTGTCCACGCCAAATGCAGAAAGTGAGGTGGATCCGCTGGAATGGTGGAAAGTACATGAGGCAAACTTTCCAAGAATTAGCCAGCTTGCTAGAAAGTATCTCTGTATTCCAGCCACAAGTGCTCCCTCGGAAAGGGCTTTCAGCACTGGTGGCAATATCGTCACCTGCCAAAGGGCATCTCTTAAGCCTGAGAAAGTGAATCAGCTGGTCTTCCTTTCTAAGAATTTGTGA
- the LOC137092544 gene encoding nuclear factor 7, ovary-like yields MDSKSAEELSCPVCLEIFKVPVFLSCSHSICKECLQQFWKTQETQECPVCRRRSSKEDPPVNLEFKKLCESLIKERNERRSSESEEICSLHSEKLKLFCLEDKQPVCVVCRDSEKHTKHTFRPISEVVSSYKEEFNTALTSLQNKLKHGEEMKGECDKKIQHIESQAEHTERQIKEEFEKLHQFLRDEEEATITALREEEEQKKQRMKEKLEEMNTHISALSHTIRDMEEMMKANDVSFLKNFNASMERVQIPQPDPRMSSGALIDVSRYLGNLRSRVWKKMLETVQHTPLTLDPNTANPHLTLSSDLTSVSLSDGDKTLPDNPERFDWCLCVLGSEGFNSGTHCWDVEVGDNTGWGLGITTASNQRKGLDFIKSNIWCVWYGNSKYISKSPDQPLTYFPVTVNPQRVRVQLDYDRGTVSFSDPVTNTHLFTFRTSFTETVFPFLCNECRTPLRILPVKLIITAENHS; encoded by the exons ATGGATTCAAAATCTGCTGAAGAGCTTTCTTGTCCTGTTTGCCTTGAAATCTTCAAGGTTCCTGTTTTTCTGTCCTGTAGTCACAGTATTTGTAAAGAGTGTCTACAACAGTTCTGGAAAACTCAGGAAACTCAGGAGTGTCCCGTCTGCAGGAGAAGATCCTCAAAAGAAGATCCTCCAGTTAATCTAGAGTTTAAAAAGTTGTGTGAATCATTGATAAAGGAGAGAAATGAGAGGCGTTCATCAGAGTCTGAGGAGATCTGCAGTTTACACAGCGAGAAACTCAAACTCTTCTGTCTGGAGGACAAACAGCCTGTGTGTGTCGTGTGCAGAGACTCAGAGaaacacaccaaacacacaTTCAGACCCATCAGTGAAGTGGTTTCATCTTACAAG GAGGAATTTAATACAGCGCTGACGTCCTTACAAAACAAGCTCAAACATGGAGAAGAAATGAAAGGAGAGTGTGATAAAAAAATCCAACACATCGAG TCTCAAGCTGAGCACACAGAGCGTCAGATTAAAGAAGAGTTTGAGAAGCTTCATCAGTTTCTCAGAGACGAAGAAGAAGCTACAATCACTGCACTGAGGGAGGAAGAGGAGCAGAAGAAGCAGAGGATGAAGGAGAAGCTGGAggagatgaacacacacatctcagctctttcacacacaatcaGAGACATGGAGGAGATGATGAAAGCCAATGACGTCTCGTTTCTAAAG AACTTTAACGCCTCAATGGAAAG AGTCCAGATCCCACAGCCGGATCCACGGATGAGTTCTGGAGCTTTGATTGATGTGTCCCGTTATCTGGGTAACCTGCGGTCCAGAGTCTGGAAGAAGATGCTGGAAACTGTCCAACACA CTCCGTTGACTCTTGATCCAAACACAGCAAATCCTCATCTCACACTCTCGTCTGATCTGACCAGTGTGTCGCTCAGTGATGGAGATAAAACACTTCCTGATAATCCAGAGAGGTTTGACTGGTGTCTGTGTGTCCTGGGATCTGAGGGCTTTAACTCAGGAACACACTGCTGGGATGTGGAGGTCGGTGACAATACAGGCTGGGGTCTTGGAATAACCACAGCATCAAACCAGAGGAAGGGACTGGATTTCATTAAGTCTAATATCTGGTGTGTGTGGTACGGGAACAGCAAATACATCTCTAAATCCCCAGATCAACCCCTCACTTACTTTCCTGTTACAGTGAATCCTCAGCGTGTGAGAGTTCAGCTGGACTATGACAGAGGAACAGTGTCATTCTCTGATCCTGTAACTAACACACATTTATTCACATTCAGGACGTCCTTCACTGAGACTGTCTTTCCATTCTTATGTAATGAATGCAGAACTCCTCTGAGAATCTTACCAGTTAAACTGATTATTACAGCAGAAAATCACAGTTAA